The following proteins are encoded in a genomic region of Synechococcus sp. ROS8604:
- a CDS encoding DEAD/DEAH box helicase, protein MHDPVGVFSRTRELYLSYLDTAFRIEDPGLAEERQQLLREAGRMCTDPFLEPQPEWAQDGRRFEDLLKEQGPEAALGEMSPKARHLFLQLIGCGLIGRGNNGELFKPYRHQLQMLQRGVSDGQAGIVTSGTGSGKTEAFLLPVLATIIEEATRERGGWSAPHPGYLQNRWWCDARGIPLAKRDSTGNYGLREDVQVKGLQWDGFKDRHHRNGESRTAAVRALILYPMNALVEDQMARLRAAIDSQDARDLFAQELNGNRIFFGRYTGQTPGGPCYWRPHERALGSGVASSVSTPVHELIPGLPADPDQERPFTLTRWKQQVASSRKRRIEEMLQTYARMEDLQQAVRTELQLPPNQQAGWQQTDEQRETAFSFSSIDGGELVSRWDMQLTPPDILITNISMLNAMLSRSSERQMLEQTRHWLEADPRNRFTLVIDELHLQRGSEGTEFMYLLRLLLVRLGLDQPDRHHQLRLLASSASLPATGTEGEQSLNFLRDAFADFGLPLGSEREAWRDAIVPGNQELTEPSPESWRLPRNANQVLKACKAFWESDQGPSDNDALLVSNHLDGSNLGTHQLELLDALTVPAAANALERWLTLATAIGSELESACHNRASGLHAIATAIWINHAWTDTELEIVLRLFAAIVGSVGEGHFKEQAVLPRFRLHTFFKNPEGLFTTVLPPSERTAKDPDRWQGPLSLNLSGRQLSEGADGSSELRRQFELLHCECCGETFLGGIRSRQDASGKEATLQELLPHEADTERLPDLPMANRFEQLSYEDYAILWPVGDNSEPQADEDNKERWEPIWLDPVSGVLRHSDNGQGDWQPAYLFQRQGDEKVHRLTKTSPSSHRPCRCPRCKSDYSQRRKRGTNSNPFTYSPIQSLRPSYGRTTQLLATELFDALARGRHDGQGSPRLVSFSDSRQGAARAALDVENLHYRDLLREVLMVSLMDVDARRRRMADGEDGNHPLEVQLREIEKGLASLRQVGLADDNQAVQELLRKRQELLVPLRQEQLGVIPLSSVIEIEDPRSGDEVGPLLRNLLKLGVHPFDDRGLQRVKAGRNISMQWWELFIQDPDNKSIYRWHNPPARGLRPDVFSKAAGEMVRERVLKALADVVFHKSYFAIESIGLAIPVPLPTPEQLAADDFNSDDLLQAAAWMRIYADDYRYAPCQWDPKILSITPEQLERGAANIARVLQRFADQQGGEAIDFLLRGQDLLRRFGGHSGPGRDYVELKDIGFQLPSEDAPFWRCENCRRVHLHRGIGGCTRCGAPLSEKPSGRRGDLIREHVYGRRLRRTLDNYTAGQSSDSELFRLRCEELTGQTVDPASRQREFRGIRLAEEQSHPLQPYGIEMLAVTTTMEVGIDIGPLEAVMQANMPPQRFNYQQRVGRAGRRGQTFSFVLTLCRSRSHDLHYFRHPERITGDAPPPPFLVKRLSRIAERLLRKDRLIHAFRWLEERQRLAQGDIWAGDLVKPVDVHGDFIPAKAIQNPQNLQQWQGWLQEALEATATEAERTRHALNRQRPIDDKSCDPLDMETTTELLEILGSGRQRVGANTAGLAAHLANEGVLPMYGLPTRVRDLVIGGDMRKREVVSLDRDLEVAIYEFAPGNVLVHDKQEHRCVGLTPRIDWQGGISTKGGGFRTIQPDPWDRRFSLGCCPVCGAWQDVTTIAELETELTCPSCKNQSPLKQWNPKSCVEPAGFRTDFRPATNVESLPGTYSNALSADAAPPEHQSWQHQCEDSVDGPLKLRLVARDQTTVYRLNRGPQGSGFNMTWREGKLRRASSESPKLQQRDNPTLLAQAIDQRLSSENMMKSVLTEPLEEPHDHSVIDPVFFVAPRVTDGLYLLPEAVNPLLAINELGSGLAVPRPELRAGSHGPDGSNYWQGVRAAAISAAQLLIARSTRELDVDHRSLEAVEPRPFAMDGQRLPLIQMVDAHVNGAGFSAWLGDERQGVAPILDHIRQCLNTAGSNQVRSDDSPEALAWSDSKHRDSCQDSCYTCLKTYENQAVHGLLDWRLALCYLRAFVQPQWNCGLDGDYSWAPLSDWPEQAERVATLNLRLWGGNAREDLVRFSQRDDLIAFRLKTNTPVSKPWVIVRHPLWRWGLEGGTLTEFESELKQRDPDQSVVCWDTFNLSRRPGRSREWMSVQGARRRRRRNK, encoded by the coding sequence ATGCATGATCCTGTTGGTGTATTCAGTCGTACCCGTGAGCTCTATCTGAGCTATCTAGACACCGCCTTTCGTATTGAAGACCCAGGGCTTGCCGAGGAAAGACAACAGTTGTTGCGGGAAGCTGGCCGAATGTGCACTGACCCTTTCCTGGAACCCCAACCAGAGTGGGCTCAGGATGGCCGCAGGTTCGAAGACCTCCTCAAAGAGCAGGGTCCTGAGGCTGCTCTAGGGGAAATGAGCCCAAAAGCTCGTCATTTGTTCCTTCAACTGATTGGTTGTGGTCTCATTGGCCGTGGGAACAATGGTGAATTATTCAAGCCTTATCGCCACCAACTGCAAATGTTGCAGAGAGGTGTAAGCGATGGTCAGGCTGGAATCGTGACTTCCGGTACTGGATCGGGCAAGACCGAGGCGTTTTTACTCCCCGTGCTGGCGACGATTATTGAGGAGGCCACACGGGAACGAGGTGGATGGTCTGCTCCTCATCCTGGGTATTTGCAGAACCGCTGGTGGTGCGATGCCCGTGGCATTCCGTTAGCGAAACGGGACAGCACAGGGAACTACGGGTTGCGCGAAGACGTGCAAGTGAAAGGGTTGCAGTGGGATGGATTTAAGGATCGCCATCACCGCAATGGTGAGTCCCGCACTGCTGCGGTCCGGGCATTGATCCTCTATCCGATGAATGCTCTGGTGGAAGACCAGATGGCGCGACTTCGGGCGGCCATCGATTCACAAGATGCTCGCGATCTGTTTGCTCAAGAGCTCAACGGCAACCGCATTTTCTTTGGGCGTTACACAGGGCAAACACCAGGAGGTCCTTGCTATTGGCGTCCTCACGAGAGGGCCCTCGGCTCAGGTGTTGCGTCTTCAGTAAGTACCCCAGTACACGAGCTGATCCCTGGCCTTCCTGCTGATCCAGATCAAGAGCGACCCTTCACTCTGACCCGGTGGAAGCAACAGGTCGCCAGTTCGCGCAAGCGACGCATTGAAGAGATGCTTCAGACGTATGCACGCATGGAGGATTTGCAGCAGGCAGTACGCACAGAGTTGCAGTTGCCGCCAAATCAACAGGCTGGTTGGCAGCAAACAGACGAGCAACGGGAAACGGCCTTCTCGTTCTCAAGCATTGATGGCGGTGAGCTGGTGTCTCGTTGGGATATGCAACTCACCCCACCCGACATCCTCATTACCAACATCAGCATGCTCAATGCAATGTTGAGCCGCTCCAGTGAAAGGCAAATGCTGGAGCAAACGCGCCACTGGTTGGAAGCCGATCCAAGAAATCGTTTCACCTTGGTGATTGATGAACTCCACCTTCAACGCGGTAGTGAAGGGACTGAGTTCATGTATCTGCTGCGTTTGCTTTTAGTGAGGCTGGGCCTGGATCAACCTGATCGCCATCATCAGCTTCGATTGCTTGCCTCTAGTGCCTCGCTTCCTGCTACAGGAACGGAAGGAGAGCAAAGCTTGAATTTCTTGCGTGATGCCTTCGCTGATTTTGGCCTGCCCTTAGGTTCCGAGCGCGAAGCCTGGCGAGATGCAATAGTTCCGGGAAATCAAGAGCTGACTGAACCCAGCCCGGAATCCTGGCGGTTACCTCGCAACGCCAACCAAGTTCTGAAAGCTTGTAAGGCCTTTTGGGAGAGCGATCAAGGTCCATCTGATAACGATGCGCTCCTCGTTTCAAACCACCTGGATGGCTCAAACCTTGGAACTCATCAGCTTGAGTTGCTTGATGCGCTGACCGTACCGGCCGCTGCCAATGCGTTGGAGCGCTGGCTGACGTTAGCCACTGCGATCGGTAGCGAATTGGAGAGCGCTTGCCACAACCGCGCTAGCGGCCTTCATGCCATCGCGACTGCGATTTGGATCAACCATGCCTGGACGGATACCGAGCTGGAAATCGTCCTTCGACTGTTCGCCGCCATTGTTGGGTCTGTCGGTGAAGGGCATTTCAAAGAGCAGGCGGTACTACCTCGATTCCGGCTCCACACCTTTTTCAAGAACCCAGAAGGTCTATTCACCACGGTGTTGCCTCCCTCAGAACGAACGGCAAAGGACCCTGACCGCTGGCAAGGCCCTCTTTCTCTAAACCTCAGTGGTCGACAGCTTTCAGAGGGCGCAGATGGCAGTTCTGAGCTGCGGCGCCAATTTGAGTTGCTCCACTGTGAATGTTGCGGCGAAACCTTTTTGGGTGGCATCCGTTCGAGACAAGATGCCTCAGGCAAAGAGGCCACCCTTCAGGAGCTGTTGCCCCATGAAGCCGACACGGAGCGGTTGCCTGATCTACCAATGGCCAATCGATTCGAACAGCTCTCGTATGAGGACTACGCAATCCTTTGGCCGGTAGGCGATAACAGCGAACCCCAAGCTGACGAGGACAACAAAGAGAGGTGGGAGCCCATTTGGCTCGATCCAGTTAGCGGTGTTCTCCGGCATAGCGACAACGGTCAAGGCGATTGGCAGCCGGCCTATTTGTTTCAACGACAAGGCGATGAAAAGGTTCACAGGTTGACCAAAACCAGCCCTAGTAGTCATCGCCCCTGCCGCTGCCCCCGCTGCAAAAGCGACTACAGCCAAAGGCGCAAGCGGGGGACGAATTCCAACCCGTTTACCTATTCCCCCATCCAAAGCCTTAGGCCTTCCTATGGGCGCACAACTCAACTGCTAGCCACCGAATTATTCGATGCCCTAGCGCGTGGTCGCCACGACGGGCAAGGATCACCGCGGTTGGTCAGTTTTTCAGACAGTCGGCAGGGCGCGGCTCGGGCGGCTCTCGATGTGGAGAACTTGCATTACCGCGATCTCCTCCGAGAGGTGTTGATGGTGTCGCTCATGGATGTTGACGCCAGAAGGCGGCGAATGGCCGATGGCGAAGACGGCAACCATCCACTTGAAGTTCAGCTTCGAGAGATTGAGAAAGGCCTTGCTTCCCTGCGGCAGGTCGGACTGGCCGATGACAATCAAGCTGTCCAGGAATTACTGAGAAAAAGGCAAGAGTTGCTTGTGCCTTTAAGGCAGGAGCAATTGGGTGTGATTCCCTTGAGCTCCGTTATTGAAATTGAGGACCCTCGCAGCGGAGATGAGGTGGGTCCGCTGCTCAGAAATCTCTTAAAACTTGGAGTCCACCCCTTTGATGATCGTGGTCTGCAGCGGGTGAAGGCAGGTCGCAACATCTCCATGCAATGGTGGGAGCTCTTTATCCAAGATCCCGATAACAAGAGCATTTATCGCTGGCATAACCCCCCGGCCCGAGGACTAAGACCAGATGTTTTCAGTAAGGCCGCTGGAGAAATGGTGCGTGAGCGCGTCCTCAAGGCGCTTGCGGATGTGGTGTTCCACAAAAGCTATTTCGCCATCGAATCCATTGGACTGGCTATTCCTGTGCCCTTGCCAACGCCAGAACAGCTGGCTGCGGATGACTTCAATTCCGATGATCTTCTTCAAGCGGCGGCATGGATGCGGATCTACGCCGACGACTATCGCTATGCCCCTTGCCAGTGGGACCCCAAAATACTCTCTATCACTCCAGAGCAGTTAGAGCGAGGGGCTGCAAATATCGCTCGTGTATTGCAACGCTTTGCCGATCAACAAGGCGGAGAAGCTATCGACTTCTTGTTGCGAGGACAAGACCTGCTCCGCAGATTTGGCGGACACTCCGGCCCTGGACGTGACTACGTGGAGCTGAAAGACATCGGTTTTCAGCTTCCATCTGAAGATGCACCATTTTGGCGTTGTGAAAATTGCCGGCGTGTCCATCTCCATAGAGGAATTGGTGGATGCACGCGTTGCGGAGCACCTCTATCTGAAAAGCCCAGTGGTCGGCGCGGGGATCTCATCCGCGAGCATGTTTATGGGCGTCGTCTGCGCCGCACCCTTGACAACTACACAGCAGGTCAGAGCTCTGACTCTGAACTGTTTCGCTTGCGTTGTGAAGAACTCACGGGACAGACAGTAGATCCTGCAAGCCGCCAGCGGGAGTTTCGTGGCATCCGACTTGCCGAAGAGCAAAGCCATCCCCTTCAGCCCTATGGCATCGAGATGCTGGCCGTTACGACAACCATGGAGGTGGGGATAGATATCGGTCCGCTGGAAGCGGTGATGCAGGCCAACATGCCGCCTCAGCGTTTCAACTATCAGCAACGGGTGGGGCGTGCCGGCCGCCGCGGCCAAACCTTTTCCTTTGTGCTGACTCTTTGCCGCAGCCGCAGCCACGATCTTCACTATTTCCGCCATCCAGAGCGGATCACCGGTGATGCACCACCACCACCATTTTTAGTGAAACGGCTTTCACGCATTGCCGAGCGACTCCTGCGCAAGGATCGTTTGATTCACGCCTTCCGCTGGCTGGAAGAGAGGCAGCGTCTTGCCCAAGGTGATATTTGGGCTGGCGATCTGGTGAAGCCGGTTGATGTTCACGGAGACTTCATCCCCGCCAAGGCGATTCAAAATCCTCAGAACTTGCAGCAGTGGCAAGGCTGGTTACAAGAAGCCCTGGAGGCCACTGCCACTGAGGCAGAACGAACCCGCCATGCCTTGAATCGACAGAGGCCCATTGATGACAAGAGCTGCGATCCACTTGATATGGAGACAACCACTGAACTTCTCGAGATCTTGGGCTCTGGTCGTCAGCGTGTCGGAGCCAATACAGCGGGCCTTGCAGCCCATCTCGCCAATGAGGGGGTGCTGCCGATGTATGGCCTGCCCACACGGGTGCGCGACCTAGTGATCGGTGGAGACATGAGGAAAAGAGAGGTGGTAAGCCTTGATCGTGATCTTGAGGTTGCGATCTATGAGTTCGCACCGGGGAATGTGCTCGTCCACGACAAGCAGGAGCACCGTTGTGTTGGCCTCACGCCACGCATCGATTGGCAAGGTGGCATTTCAACAAAAGGAGGAGGTTTTAGAACCATCCAGCCGGATCCTTGGGATCGCAGGTTCTCACTTGGCTGCTGCCCTGTTTGTGGTGCCTGGCAGGACGTCACAACAATTGCCGAGCTCGAAACAGAACTCACATGCCCGAGCTGCAAAAACCAATCTCCACTCAAACAATGGAACCCCAAAAGCTGTGTGGAACCTGCTGGCTTCCGCACCGATTTCAGGCCAGCCACCAACGTGGAATCGTTGCCTGGTACCTACAGCAATGCCCTAAGCGCCGACGCTGCTCCGCCCGAACATCAAAGCTGGCAGCACCAGTGCGAAGACTCTGTTGATGGTCCGCTGAAGCTTCGGCTGGTGGCTCGCGATCAGACAACGGTTTATCGGTTGAATCGAGGCCCTCAGGGATCGGGATTCAACATGACCTGGCGCGAAGGAAAGTTGCGGCGTGCAAGTAGCGAGAGCCCCAAACTGCAACAACGCGATAATCCAACTCTGCTTGCACAAGCGATTGATCAGCGTCTGAGCAGCGAAAATATGATGAAGTCGGTACTAACGGAACCGCTGGAAGAACCCCACGACCACAGCGTGATCGATCCGGTGTTTTTCGTTGCCCCACGAGTGACGGATGGTCTTTACCTGCTGCCCGAGGCTGTCAATCCGCTTTTGGCGATCAATGAGCTGGGCAGTGGCTTAGCGGTTCCAAGGCCTGAGCTACGAGCGGGTTCACACGGCCCTGATGGCAGTAACTACTGGCAGGGCGTACGGGCAGCAGCGATTTCGGCAGCACAACTTCTGATCGCTCGCTCAACTCGAGAATTGGATGTAGACCATCGTTCGCTTGAAGCGGTAGAGCCAAGGCCGTTTGCGATGGATGGCCAAAGATTGCCCTTAATCCAAATGGTTGATGCGCACGTCAACGGTGCCGGTTTCAGTGCCTGGCTCGGAGACGAACGGCAAGGCGTTGCACCAATCCTGGACCATATTCGCCAATGTCTTAATACTGCCGGAAGCAATCAGGTCAGAAGCGATGACAGCCCTGAAGCTTTGGCTTGGAGTGATTCGAAGCATCGAGATTCATGCCAAGACAGTTGCTATACCTGCCTGAAGACCTATGAAAACCAAGCTGTCCACGGTCTGCTGGATTGGCGTTTGGCACTTTGTTATTTGAGGGCCTTTGTTCAACCTCAATGGAATTGTGGCCTTGATGGTGATTACAGCTGGGCGCCGCTGAGTGACTGGCCGGAGCAGGCTGAGAGGGTTGCCACACTCAACCTGCGCCTTTGGGGTGGAAATGCCCGAGAAGACCTAGTGCGTTTCAGTCAGCGTGATGACTTGATTGCTTTTCGCCTCAAGACCAACACACCGGTCAGCAAACCGTGGGTGATTGTCCGACATCCCCTCTGGCGCTGGGGCCTTGAAGGAGGCACCCTGACGGAGTTTGAGTCAGAACTAAAACAACGAGATCCAGATCAATCCGTGGTTTGTTGGGACACCTTCAACCTCAGCCGCCGCCCTGGACGCAGTAGAGAGTGGATGTCTGTGCAAGGAGCTAGACGAAGAAGAAGGCGAAATAAATAA
- the hsdR gene encoding type I restriction-modification system endonuclease, whose protein sequence is MQSNFTHIATYDKALFRLSSNAERYFPDDPNTALIKLRQFGELLAQQVASRFGLYAGSEESQLELLRRMESNGDLERDVAVLFHNLRQAGNAATHRLEGDHGTALQNLKVAWQLSLWFHRTFGNDANYRSGPFQPPQPPEQETSSDEALQKELEALRREYEQGLANESALTQALKAQAEQLNESLSLQQEWENLAEESEAEKAELAQKLITLQAAASNEAGSIRSERKQAGKKASGLINLDEAATRELIDAQLREVGWECDTKQLTYAKGARPEANYNKAIAEWPCKGGVADYVLFLGLTPIAAVEAKRAHKDVAGVIPQAERYCETYVSDDQNHAASSANAGGPFPIPFAFASNGRPYLPQLKTKSGIWFRDTRKGTNLSRPLDGFYTPEGLKAMVRRDSTQAHEQLKRESFNYGFPLRRYQQQAIESAESAIGAGQKEILLAMATGTGKTKTCIALIYRLLKTNRFGRVLFLVDRSELGRQAADAFKETRMESLQTFADIYGIKELGEKEVESDTRVHIATVQAMVQRLMLGNDEEKPSVDTYDLIVVDECHRGYLLDRELSERELGFRNFNDYVSKYRRVIEHFDAVKVGLTATPALHTVDIFGEPAFVYSYREAVVDGFLVDHEPPTLITTDLSSDGIHFSAGDEVKVFDPGSAGMDRFNTPDALDFEVESFNRKVITEPFNRAVCRFLATELDPQSPQKTLIFCATDAHADMVVTLLKEALQEQYGSVSNDAVAKITGASDKPADLIRHYKNEAFPNIAVTVDLLSTGVDVPSICNIVFLRRMNSRILYDQMIGRATRLCEAINKTHFRIFDAVGIYEALKNFSDMKPVVADPKISIGQLLEEFAQEHDPSTLELIRDQLVAKVRRKARGLNEHQGDQVQQVTGEQPLDFVKRLVDLPVEDASRWIQRMPRLAEVLDAPTGGGSQPQVISDHPDALRSTEHGYGKGRKPEDYLEEFSRFIKQEGNELPALNLVLQKPWELTRDDLKQLRIALDAEGYNEASLRTAWRDTTNQELVASIMGHIRRAALGDALVPYSERVDKALQRILVSQNWTRPQRDWLQRIASQTKSITIVDRAAIDDQGMVFRKEGGGWPRLNKVFNEELGEVLELFQREVWAA, encoded by the coding sequence ATGCAAAGCAACTTCACCCATATCGCCACCTACGACAAAGCCCTGTTTCGTCTGAGCAGTAATGCAGAGCGTTACTTCCCTGATGACCCCAATACGGCTCTGATCAAGCTGCGGCAATTTGGGGAGTTGCTGGCCCAACAGGTGGCCTCGCGTTTTGGTCTCTATGCCGGCAGCGAAGAAAGCCAGCTGGAGCTTCTGCGTCGTATGGAGAGCAATGGTGATCTCGAAAGGGATGTAGCCGTGTTGTTCCACAACCTGCGGCAAGCAGGCAACGCCGCAACTCACCGCCTCGAGGGCGATCACGGCACGGCACTACAGAACCTGAAGGTGGCCTGGCAACTCAGCCTTTGGTTCCATCGAACCTTTGGCAACGATGCGAACTACCGCAGTGGCCCCTTTCAGCCACCGCAACCGCCTGAGCAAGAAACCTCGAGTGATGAGGCCCTACAAAAAGAACTTGAAGCTCTTAGGCGGGAGTACGAGCAGGGGCTAGCCAATGAGAGTGCCCTCACCCAGGCACTCAAAGCTCAGGCCGAACAGCTGAATGAATCGCTCAGCCTGCAGCAGGAGTGGGAAAACCTCGCGGAAGAAAGTGAAGCTGAAAAAGCAGAGCTCGCTCAAAAACTGATCACGTTGCAAGCAGCGGCTAGCAACGAAGCTGGAAGCATCCGGAGTGAACGCAAGCAAGCCGGCAAGAAAGCTTCAGGGCTGATCAATCTGGATGAAGCAGCAACCCGTGAACTCATTGATGCCCAGTTGCGAGAAGTGGGCTGGGAATGCGACACCAAGCAACTCACTTATGCCAAGGGCGCCAGACCAGAAGCCAACTACAACAAGGCCATTGCCGAATGGCCCTGCAAAGGCGGGGTCGCCGATTACGTGCTGTTTTTAGGGCTTACACCAATTGCAGCAGTAGAAGCGAAACGTGCTCATAAAGATGTTGCGGGTGTGATTCCTCAGGCCGAGCGTTACTGCGAAACCTACGTTTCAGATGACCAGAACCACGCTGCTTCAAGCGCTAATGCGGGTGGTCCGTTTCCTATTCCCTTTGCTTTCGCATCAAACGGAAGGCCCTACCTTCCGCAGCTGAAAACCAAAAGTGGCATTTGGTTCCGCGATACCAGAAAGGGCACGAATCTCAGCAGACCTCTTGATGGCTTCTACACACCGGAAGGGCTCAAGGCCATGGTCCGGCGTGACAGCACCCAGGCCCATGAGCAACTCAAACGAGAGAGCTTCAACTACGGCTTTCCTTTGCGGCGCTACCAACAACAAGCCATTGAGTCTGCTGAATCGGCGATTGGAGCTGGGCAAAAAGAGATCTTGCTGGCGATGGCCACTGGCACGGGCAAAACCAAAACTTGCATAGCTCTGATCTACCGGTTGCTGAAAACCAACCGCTTTGGGCGGGTGCTGTTTTTGGTGGATCGCTCCGAGCTCGGCCGGCAGGCAGCTGATGCGTTCAAGGAAACGCGGATGGAGAGCTTGCAGACCTTCGCTGACATTTACGGCATCAAAGAGCTAGGCGAGAAAGAGGTCGAGAGCGATACGCGCGTTCACATCGCCACCGTGCAAGCAATGGTCCAGCGCTTGATGCTTGGCAATGACGAAGAGAAGCCCAGCGTCGACACCTATGACCTGATCGTGGTCGACGAGTGCCATCGCGGTTACCTGCTGGACCGGGAGCTGAGTGAGCGGGAGCTGGGTTTCCGCAACTTCAACGACTACGTGTCGAAATACCGGCGCGTGATCGAGCATTTCGATGCCGTGAAGGTGGGCCTTACAGCTACGCCTGCTCTCCACACCGTGGACATCTTCGGCGAACCGGCTTTTGTTTACAGCTATCGAGAAGCGGTGGTTGATGGCTTTCTGGTTGACCACGAGCCACCCACACTGATCACAACTGATCTCTCCAGCGACGGAATCCATTTCTCCGCTGGGGATGAAGTGAAGGTGTTTGATCCCGGCTCTGCTGGGATGGATCGCTTCAACACACCAGATGCCCTCGACTTTGAGGTGGAAAGCTTTAACCGCAAGGTGATCACCGAGCCGTTTAATCGTGCGGTTTGCCGCTTTCTGGCCACGGAGTTGGATCCGCAGTCACCACAAAAAACGCTGATCTTCTGTGCCACTGATGCCCATGCCGACATGGTGGTGACGCTCCTTAAAGAAGCTCTTCAAGAGCAATACGGCAGCGTCTCTAACGATGCGGTGGCCAAGATCACCGGCGCAAGTGACAAACCTGCAGACCTGATACGCCACTACAAAAACGAAGCCTTCCCCAACATTGCGGTCACCGTGGATCTGCTGAGTACGGGGGTGGATGTGCCATCGATCTGCAACATCGTTTTCTTGCGGCGGATGAACAGCCGCATCCTGTACGACCAGATGATTGGTCGTGCCACGAGGCTTTGCGAAGCGATTAATAAAACCCACTTCCGCATCTTTGATGCGGTGGGCATCTACGAAGCCCTCAAGAACTTCAGCGACATGAAGCCAGTCGTAGCTGACCCCAAGATCAGCATTGGCCAGCTGCTTGAGGAATTTGCTCAGGAGCATGACCCCAGCACCTTGGAGCTGATCCGTGATCAGTTGGTGGCCAAGGTTCGCCGTAAGGCTCGCGGCCTCAACGAGCACCAGGGCGACCAAGTGCAGCAAGTGACGGGAGAGCAGCCTCTGGATTTCGTGAAGCGGTTGGTGGACTTGCCCGTGGAAGACGCCAGCCGTTGGATCCAGCGCATGCCACGCCTCGCCGAAGTGCTGGATGCACCAACGGGCGGTGGTAGTCAACCGCAGGTGATCTCTGATCATCCCGATGCGTTGCGCTCTACGGAGCACGGTTATGGCAAAGGCCGAAAGCCTGAGGACTATCTGGAGGAATTCAGCCGTTTCATCAAGCAAGAAGGGAATGAGCTTCCAGCCCTCAATCTGGTGTTGCAAAAACCATGGGAACTCACGCGCGATGACTTAAAGCAATTGCGCATTGCTCTTGATGCGGAGGGTTACAACGAAGCCAGCCTGCGCACAGCTTGGCGTGACACCACCAACCAAGAGCTGGTGGCCTCGATCATGGGGCACATCCGACGGGCAGCCCTTGGGGATGCGCTTGTCCCCTACTCAGAGCGGGTGGACAAAGCCTTGCAACGCATCCTGGTTTCACAAAATTGGACTCGACCGCAACGGGATTGGCTGCAGCGCATTGCCAGCCAAACCAAGTCGATCACGATTGTTGATCGTGCCGCGATTGATGATCAAGGCATGGTGTTCCGTAAAGAAGGAGGCGGCTGGCCCCGGCTCAACAAGGTGTTCAATGAGGAGCTGGGTGAGGTGCTGGAGCTATTCCAGCGTGAAGTCTGGGCGGCCTAA